From one Streptomyces mobaraensis genomic stretch:
- a CDS encoding FAD-dependent oxidoreductase, giving the protein MHKARTALVIGGGIAGPVTALALAEAGIRATVHEARPAPADGIGATLTIAPNGLEALRTIGAHRAVEAVGHPVPSVALEDGRGGRLSRFDGFAGLPPTLAMRRADLFRALSDHAVARGVPVVHGSRLVGAERTPRGVTAFFADGGTAEADVLIGADGIRSTVRSLIDPGAPGPEYGGVLGFGGVVDEEPNAPVEPGVMHFGFGRVFLGHWRLPDGRVCWFAALPRTEPLTTAEVARVPAADWLARLRALYAGHVPGEALISRTRPEDLMATGPMERMPSVPHWHRGPMVLVGDAVHAPSSSSGQGASLAIESALELARCLRDLPVPDAFAAYERLRRPRVEAVGRAAATTNRAKAGTGGSPGAGSFTLPDPEQMFGHLHRFRVDWEAEVRA; this is encoded by the coding sequence ATGCACAAGGCGCGCACCGCCCTGGTCATCGGCGGCGGCATCGCCGGGCCCGTGACGGCCCTGGCCCTGGCCGAGGCCGGTATACGGGCCACCGTCCACGAGGCCCGCCCGGCGCCCGCCGACGGCATCGGGGCGACGTTGACGATCGCTCCCAACGGGCTGGAGGCACTGCGGACCATCGGAGCGCACCGGGCCGTCGAGGCGGTCGGGCACCCGGTGCCCTCCGTCGCGCTGGAAGACGGCCGGGGCGGCCGGCTGTCCCGCTTCGACGGTTTCGCCGGGCTGCCGCCCACCCTGGCGATGCGCCGCGCGGACCTGTTCCGGGCGCTGTCCGACCACGCGGTGGCCCGCGGCGTCCCCGTCGTCCACGGCAGCCGGCTCGTCGGCGCCGAGCGGACGCCGCGCGGCGTCACCGCCTTCTTCGCGGACGGCGGCACCGCCGAGGCCGACGTGCTGATCGGCGCCGACGGCATCCGGTCCACCGTCCGCTCGCTCATCGACCCGGGCGCGCCCGGGCCCGAGTACGGCGGGGTGCTGGGCTTCGGCGGCGTCGTCGACGAGGAACCGAACGCCCCCGTCGAGCCGGGCGTGATGCACTTCGGCTTCGGACGGGTCTTCCTGGGGCACTGGCGGCTGCCCGACGGGCGCGTGTGCTGGTTTGCCGCGCTCCCCCGCACCGAGCCCCTCACCACCGCCGAGGTCGCCCGCGTCCCCGCCGCCGACTGGCTGGCCCGGCTGCGCGCGCTGTACGCGGGGCACGTGCCCGGCGAGGCACTGATCTCCCGGACGCGGCCGGAGGACCTGATGGCCACCGGTCCGATGGAGCGCATGCCGTCCGTGCCGCACTGGCACCGCGGCCCGATGGTGCTGGTCGGTGACGCCGTCCACGCGCCGTCCTCCAGCTCCGGGCAGGGCGCCTCCCTCGCCATCGAGAGCGCCCTCGAACTCGCCCGCTGCCTGCGGGACCTGCCCGTGCCCGACGCGTTCGCCGCCTACGAGCGGCTGCGCCGGCCCCGGGTGGAGGCCGTCGGCCGGGCCGCCGCCACGACGAACCGGGCCAAGGCCGGCACCGGCGGCAGCCCCGGCGCCGGCTCCTTCACCCTCCCCGACCCCGAGCAGATGTTCGGGCATCTGCACCGGTTCCGCGTCGACTGGGAGGCGGAAGTGCGGGCCTGA
- a CDS encoding PadR family transcriptional regulator, whose amino-acid sequence MTTPVRDSPLALTVLALLHQQPLHPYGIQRLLKQWGKDKVVNVSQRASLYRTIERLCQAGLITVQETGRDQAYPERTVYALSDEGRRVAREWLDEMLAVPRQEFPRFPAALSNLMMAAPDEAAAALRRRADTLTRTLKELDAELADQTDAFPRVTALETEYLRAVTEAEERWIRSILNDLRTGHLTWTPAADPPDPGPSDA is encoded by the coding sequence ATGACGACCCCCGTCCGCGACTCCCCGCTCGCCCTGACCGTGCTGGCGCTGCTGCACCAGCAGCCGCTGCACCCGTACGGGATCCAGCGGCTCCTGAAGCAGTGGGGGAAGGACAAAGTCGTCAACGTCAGCCAGCGCGCGAGCCTCTACCGGACGATCGAACGCCTCTGCCAGGCGGGCCTGATCACCGTTCAGGAGACCGGCCGCGACCAGGCGTACCCCGAACGCACCGTCTACGCCCTCTCCGACGAGGGCCGCCGGGTCGCACGGGAATGGCTGGACGAGATGCTGGCCGTCCCCCGACAGGAGTTCCCCCGCTTCCCGGCGGCGCTCTCCAACCTGATGATGGCGGCCCCGGACGAGGCCGCGGCGGCGCTCAGACGACGGGCGGACACGCTGACCCGCACCCTCAAGGAACTGGACGCCGAACTGGCCGACCAGACCGACGCCTTCCCCCGGGTCACGGCCCTGGAGACCGAGTACCTGCGCGCGGTGACGGAGGCGGAGGAGCGGTGGATCCGCTCCATCCTGAACGACCTCCGGACAGGCCACCTGACCTGGACACCGGCCGCCGACCCGCCCGATCCCGGCCCGTCGGACGCTTGA
- a CDS encoding DUF3311 domain-containing protein, with amino-acid sequence MLKKRPTLLWLLAPYALYLATLPLTNRVHPTLLGLPFLFFWLLLATLLTPVAVWLAWRGDRKRGRV; translated from the coding sequence GTGTTGAAGAAACGTCCCACCCTCCTCTGGCTCCTAGCCCCCTACGCGCTCTACCTGGCCACCCTCCCCCTGACCAACCGCGTCCACCCCACCCTCCTCGGCCTCCCCTTCCTCTTCTTCTGGCTGCTCCTGGCAACCCTCCTCACCCCAGTCGCCGTCTGGCTGGCCTGGCGCGGCGACCGCAAGCGAGGCCGAGTGTGA
- a CDS encoding sodium:solute symporter family protein, with translation MVLTVALGLLAVRGRGKGGGIAEWSVGGRSLGTVMIWVLMAGEGYTSFSYLGAAGWGYNFGSPVLYVIAYLSCGYAIGYVVGPTLWSYARRHGLVSITDMVAHRYGRPWLGALVAVLATVCLLPYIQLQITGMGVVVSTISYGAISLNWAYFIAFAVTTAFVVVSGLRGSAWVSVLKDVLVIGTLAFLAIYVPMHHFDGYGPFLDRLVAEKPQWLTLSGHGGSGLGATWFATTSFLNSLTVVIFPTTVAGYLGARSADALRRNAVLLPFYNVLLFVPMLLGMAAIFVVPGLTGAGSNLALFKLVVDSLPAWLVGVIGVAAALSSIVPMAVFMLVIGTMWGRSVLGTVPALVDRPRRQRFAAQTVVVVAGAAALILTYAAPNTLVRLSLISYEGMAQLVPMILLGLVWRRMTLWGALSGLAVGGALVCALVFTEHDPVGGVNAGALALGVNLVVALAVSWLGPKPADDRPDAEVLASDPGPEESGPAGAAGTGRVPVADGPEGSANGT, from the coding sequence ATGGTCCTCACGGTCGCCCTGGGCCTCCTGGCCGTCCGGGGCAGGGGCAAAGGCGGCGGCATCGCCGAGTGGTCGGTCGGCGGCCGCAGTCTCGGCACGGTGATGATCTGGGTGCTGATGGCCGGCGAGGGCTACACCAGCTTCAGCTACCTGGGTGCCGCCGGCTGGGGCTACAACTTCGGCTCGCCCGTCCTCTACGTCATCGCCTACCTGTCCTGTGGGTACGCGATCGGCTACGTCGTCGGCCCGACCCTCTGGTCGTACGCCCGCCGGCACGGCCTCGTCTCGATCACCGACATGGTCGCCCACCGCTACGGCCGCCCCTGGCTCGGCGCCTTGGTCGCGGTGCTGGCGACCGTCTGCCTCCTGCCCTACATCCAGCTCCAGATCACGGGCATGGGCGTCGTCGTCTCGACCATCTCCTATGGCGCCATCAGCCTGAACTGGGCCTATTTCATCGCCTTCGCCGTCACGACCGCCTTCGTCGTGGTCAGCGGACTGCGCGGCAGCGCATGGGTCTCGGTGCTGAAGGACGTCCTCGTCATCGGTACCCTCGCCTTCCTCGCGATCTACGTCCCGATGCACCACTTCGACGGCTACGGTCCGTTCCTCGACCGGCTGGTGGCCGAGAAACCGCAGTGGCTCACCCTCAGCGGACACGGGGGCAGCGGACTCGGCGCGACCTGGTTCGCGACCACCAGCTTCCTCAACTCCCTCACCGTCGTCATCTTCCCCACCACGGTGGCCGGTTACCTGGGCGCGCGGAGCGCCGACGCCCTGCGGCGCAACGCCGTTCTGCTGCCGTTCTACAACGTGCTGCTCTTCGTCCCCATGCTGCTGGGCATGGCCGCGATCTTCGTCGTGCCCGGACTGACCGGGGCGGGCTCCAACCTGGCCCTGTTCAAGCTGGTCGTCGACTCGCTGCCGGCCTGGCTGGTCGGGGTGATCGGGGTGGCGGCGGCCCTGTCGTCGATCGTGCCGATGGCGGTGTTCATGCTGGTCATCGGGACGATGTGGGGTCGGAGCGTCCTGGGCACGGTGCCCGCCCTCGTGGACCGGCCGCGACGGCAGCGGTTCGCGGCGCAGACCGTGGTGGTCGTGGCGGGGGCGGCGGCGCTGATCCTGACGTACGCCGCGCCCAACACGCTCGTCAGGCTCTCGCTGATCTCCTACGAGGGCATGGCCCAGCTCGTCCCCATGATCCTGCTGGGTCTGGTGTGGCGGAGGATGACGCTGTGGGGTGCGCTGAGCGGACTGGCCGTGGGCGGCGCCCTGGTCTGCGCGCTCGTCTTCACCGAACACGACCCGGTGGGCGGGGTGAACGCGGGGGCGCTGGCGCTCGGCGTGAACCTCGTCGTGGCGCTCGCGGTCTCGTGGCTGGGACCGAAGCCGGCGGACGACCGGCCGGACGCCGAGGTACTGGCCTCGGACCCGGGACCCGAGGAGTCCGGGCCGGCCGGGGCGGCCGGGACCGGACGAGTGCCTGTGGCGGACGGGCCTGAGGGGAGCGCGAACGGAACCTGA
- a CDS encoding DUF6412 domain-containing protein, which translates to MKRVIRTHIAMFLILCAELLLAQCGLLSILMSAVAVASTTAVAAALTVRAVLVAAAVRTGPLTPTRIRTAIRDRELRTAFLAQRDPDARGRRRPRAPGRLVLTAA; encoded by the coding sequence ATGAAGCGCGTCATCCGCACACACATCGCCATGTTCCTCATCCTGTGCGCGGAACTCCTGCTCGCGCAGTGCGGACTGCTGAGCATCCTGATGAGCGCGGTCGCCGTCGCCTCGACGACCGCCGTCGCGGCGGCCCTGACGGTACGCGCCGTCCTCGTGGCGGCGGCCGTCCGCACGGGCCCGCTGACCCCGACCCGAATACGCACCGCGATCCGGGACAGGGAACTGCGCACAGCCTTCCTCGCCCAACGCGACCCCGACGCCAGGGGCCGCCGGCGCCCGAGGGCGCCCGGACGTCTCGTCCTGACGGCCGCGTAG
- a CDS encoding YidC/Oxa1 family membrane protein insertase — MSFFAPLGALLSHVADALEPAFGASATAVTIVLLTLGVRFCLHPLSRSAARGERAKAALAPRLAELKRKHGKDPERLRHATAELYAETGVSPLAGCLPMLVQLPVFYVMYHLFSTGSGGDLLDHTLFGAPLGGRWTNALADGGPLGSHGLVYLVLFAVVAAAATWTFRRARRTAAATPLPATTDNSVPGAEAVALAARISPFLPFATLITVAVVPLAAALYVVTTTLWTAAERAYLHRGGTGLTTGPTTGPEADGAAPAPRRRRPTTG; from the coding sequence ATGTCCTTTTTCGCGCCCCTGGGTGCACTCCTGTCCCATGTCGCCGACGCGCTCGAACCCGCCTTCGGGGCCTCGGCGACAGCCGTCACCATCGTCCTGCTCACCCTGGGCGTACGGTTCTGCCTCCACCCCCTGTCCCGCTCCGCCGCCCGCGGCGAACGGGCCAAGGCGGCCCTGGCCCCGCGGCTGGCGGAGCTGAAGCGCAAGCACGGCAAGGATCCGGAGCGGCTGCGGCACGCGACGGCCGAGCTGTACGCGGAGACCGGTGTGTCCCCGCTGGCGGGCTGTCTGCCCATGCTCGTCCAACTGCCCGTCTTCTACGTCATGTACCACCTGTTCTCGACCGGATCCGGAGGTGACCTCCTCGACCACACCCTGTTCGGCGCCCCGCTCGGCGGCCGGTGGACGAACGCCCTCGCCGACGGCGGCCCGCTGGGCTCGCACGGCCTCGTCTACCTGGTCCTGTTCGCGGTGGTGGCCGCAGCCGCCACCTGGACGTTCCGGCGTGCCCGCCGGACGGCCGCCGCGACGCCGCTCCCCGCCACCACCGACAACTCCGTGCCGGGCGCGGAGGCGGTCGCCCTGGCGGCGCGGATCTCACCGTTCCTGCCCTTCGCCACCCTGATCACCGTGGCGGTCGTACCGCTCGCCGCGGCCCTGTACGTGGTGACGACGACGCTGTGGACGGCGGCGGAACGGGCGTACCTCCACCGGGGCGGGACCGGTCTGACGACCGGCCCGACGACCGGTCCGGAGGCTGACGGAGCCGCACCGGCTCCCCGCCGCCGCCGTCCCACGACCGGGTGA
- a CDS encoding fumarylacetoacetate hydrolase family protein — protein sequence MKLLRVGPAGAERPALLDEEGTLRDLSALVPDVDGALLGDRPLLAHIRAAVGARVLAALDPVGLRIGPPVARIGKIVCVGLNYRAHVAEIGARTPAEPVLFLKAPDTVVGPDDPVLVPPGSLKTDWEAELAVVIGRTARRLTTDEEALAAVAGYTISNDVSERAYQLERGGQWDKGKNCETFNPLGPWLVTADEVPDPQELTIHAWVNGALMQEGSTADQIFPVAHLVRYISQFMTLYPGDVINTGTPAGVALGRPEPKPYLRSGDVVELAIDGLGRQRQHLKGG from the coding sequence ATGAAGCTGCTCCGGGTCGGCCCGGCGGGGGCGGAGCGCCCCGCGCTGCTGGACGAGGAGGGCACGCTGCGCGACCTCTCCGCGCTCGTCCCGGACGTGGACGGCGCGCTGCTTGGCGACCGCCCGCTGCTCGCCCACATCCGGGCGGCCGTCGGCGCGCGCGTGCTCGCGGCCCTGGACCCGGTGGGCCTGCGGATCGGCCCGCCGGTGGCCCGGATCGGCAAGATCGTCTGCGTGGGGCTCAACTACCGCGCCCACGTAGCGGAGATCGGCGCTCGCACGCCCGCCGAGCCCGTCCTCTTCCTCAAGGCCCCGGACACCGTCGTCGGTCCGGACGACCCCGTGCTCGTCCCGCCCGGCAGTCTCAAGACCGACTGGGAGGCCGAACTCGCCGTCGTCATCGGCCGCACGGCCCGCCGGCTGACCACGGACGAGGAGGCGCTGGCCGCCGTCGCCGGCTACACCATCAGCAACGACGTGTCCGAACGCGCCTACCAGCTCGAACGCGGCGGCCAGTGGGACAAGGGCAAGAACTGCGAGACGTTCAACCCGCTGGGCCCCTGGCTCGTCACCGCCGACGAGGTGCCCGACCCCCAGGAACTGACGATCCACGCCTGGGTCAACGGCGCGCTGATGCAGGAGGGGAGCACGGCGGACCAGATCTTCCCGGTGGCTCATCTCGTGCGCTATATCAGTCAGTTCATGACGCTCTACCCTGGTGACGTCATCAACACCGGCACCCCGGCGGGCGTCGCCCTGGGCCGGCCCGAGCCCAAGCCGTACCTCCGCTCCGGAGACGTCGTCGAACTCGCGATCGACGGTCTGGGGCGGCAGCGGCAGCACCTCAAGGGCGGGTAG
- a CDS encoding SRPBCC family protein has translation METVTVRRVIAAPIADVFEWCATTTNYTRSPFVLKARLARPGADAPYGVGAVRLHTWLIGWFRERVTAYNPPYDFTYDVDRSYPPARHELGRMTFAEVPEGTLVTWTTTFGLPIPGGARLARHFAKPVITRVFADILTAAERSLTTTTART, from the coding sequence ATGGAAACCGTGACGGTACGACGCGTCATCGCGGCCCCGATCGCCGACGTCTTCGAGTGGTGCGCCACGACCACCAACTACACCCGCTCCCCGTTCGTCCTCAAGGCCCGTCTGGCCCGTCCCGGCGCGGACGCGCCGTACGGGGTGGGCGCCGTCCGGCTGCACACCTGGCTGATCGGCTGGTTCCGCGAACGCGTCACGGCCTACAACCCGCCCTACGACTTCACCTACGACGTCGACCGAAGCTACCCGCCGGCCCGCCACGAGCTGGGCCGCATGACGTTCGCCGAAGTCCCGGAAGGCACGCTCGTCACCTGGACGACGACCTTCGGCCTCCCCATCCCGGGCGGCGCCCGCCTCGCCCGCCACTTCGCCAAGCCCGTCATCACCCGCGTCTTCGCCGACATCCTGACCGCCGCCGAGAGGTCCCTCACCACGACGACGGCCCGGACCTGA
- a CDS encoding GNAT family N-acetyltransferase, with the protein MYAIPLDDNGGELGPLEPWHAEEFLACVVRSGDFVGRFLPVPHKITDLESSRAYLRSYMEKAATDTGRLYGIRLDGTLVGVVLFRVMDVEQGTAEVGCWLEPAAAGKGLVTRAARHIIDWAVEERGIHRIEWRAATHNEPSIAVARRLGMTKEGVLREHFLHAGERHDFEIWSVLAPEWRAAKK; encoded by the coding sequence ATGTACGCGATACCCCTCGACGACAACGGCGGCGAGCTGGGCCCCCTGGAACCCTGGCACGCCGAGGAGTTCCTGGCCTGCGTCGTCCGGAGCGGGGACTTCGTCGGGCGGTTCCTCCCCGTCCCGCACAAGATCACCGACCTGGAGTCGAGCCGCGCGTACCTCCGCTCGTACATGGAGAAGGCCGCCACCGACACCGGCCGGCTGTACGGCATCAGGCTGGACGGCACGCTGGTCGGCGTCGTCCTGTTCCGCGTCATGGACGTCGAACAGGGCACGGCGGAGGTCGGCTGCTGGCTCGAACCGGCCGCCGCCGGCAAGGGCCTGGTCACCCGGGCCGCGCGGCACATCATCGACTGGGCCGTCGAGGAGCGGGGCATCCACCGCATCGAGTGGCGCGCCGCGACCCACAACGAGCCCAGCATCGCCGTCGCCCGCCGCCTCGGCATGACGAAGGAGGGCGTCCTGCGGGAGCACTTCCTCCACGCGGGCGAGCGGCACGACTTCGAGATCTGGTCGGTCCTCGCC